The following coding sequences lie in one Phycicoccus duodecadis genomic window:
- a CDS encoding long-chain-fatty-acid--CoA ligase: MTNLATNLTTTAAEHADKDALRVNGQGVTYRQLHAMAAKVAGTLRERGVEPGDRVAVILPNVPAFPVVYWGILLAGGVVVPMNPLLKSGEIDFFFTNSGAKFAFVWPDFVGEATKGAQNSGTVVVETGPMGPNDFEGGEPISEPTPRDDDDTAIILYTSGTTGRPKGAELTHSNIHLNALRSAQVIQTMTSDDIVMGCLPLFHVFGLVVGLNAATISGASLALIPRFDPAAAVEVIEKERVTIMQGVPTMYAAILNHPSSDGMDASSLRTCASGGSAMPLEVMKAFEEKFGCVILEGYGLSETSPVASFNMPDRERKPGTIGVAIPGCEMRCVDLDGNEVPTGEVGEIAIRGDNVMKGYWQNPEATAEAIPDGWFRTGDLATMDDEGYFTIVDRKKDMILRGGMNVYPREVEEVVYQHPDVLEVAVVGMPDDLLGEQVGAAVALREGSTATPEDIVAFTKERIAAYKYPRKVWVVETLPKGPTGKILRREVHAPAE; this comes from the coding sequence ATGACCAACCTCGCGACGAACCTCACCACCACCGCAGCCGAGCACGCCGACAAGGACGCGCTGCGCGTGAACGGCCAGGGCGTCACGTACCGCCAGCTGCACGCGATGGCCGCGAAGGTCGCGGGCACGCTGCGTGAGCGCGGGGTCGAGCCCGGTGACCGGGTGGCCGTCATCCTCCCCAACGTGCCGGCGTTCCCCGTCGTGTACTGGGGCATCCTGCTGGCGGGCGGCGTCGTGGTGCCGATGAACCCGCTGCTGAAGTCGGGCGAGATCGACTTCTTCTTCACCAACTCCGGCGCCAAGTTCGCCTTCGTGTGGCCCGACTTCGTGGGCGAGGCGACCAAGGGCGCGCAGAACAGCGGCACCGTGGTCGTCGAGACCGGGCCGATGGGCCCGAACGACTTCGAGGGCGGCGAGCCGATCTCCGAGCCCACGCCCCGCGACGACGACGACACCGCGATCATCCTCTACACCTCGGGCACCACCGGGCGGCCCAAGGGCGCCGAGCTCACCCACAGCAACATCCACCTCAACGCCCTCCGCTCGGCCCAGGTGATCCAGACCATGACCTCCGACGACATCGTCATGGGCTGCCTGCCGCTCTTCCACGTGTTCGGCCTGGTCGTCGGCCTCAACGCCGCCACCATCTCGGGGGCCTCGCTGGCCCTGATCCCGCGCTTCGACCCGGCGGCGGCCGTCGAGGTCATCGAGAAGGAGCGGGTCACGATCATGCAGGGCGTGCCCACGATGTACGCCGCCATCCTCAACCACCCCAGCTCGGACGGGATGGACGCCAGCTCGCTGCGCACCTGCGCCAGTGGCGGGTCCGCGATGCCGCTCGAGGTCATGAAGGCCTTCGAGGAGAAGTTCGGCTGCGTCATCCTCGAGGGCTACGGCCTCTCGGAGACCTCGCCCGTCGCCTCCTTCAACATGCCCGACCGGGAGCGCAAGCCCGGCACCATCGGGGTCGCGATCCCCGGCTGCGAGATGCGCTGCGTCGACCTCGACGGCAACGAGGTGCCCACCGGCGAGGTCGGCGAGATCGCCATCCGCGGCGACAACGTGATGAAGGGCTACTGGCAGAACCCGGAGGCGACCGCCGAGGCCATCCCCGACGGCTGGTTCCGCACCGGTGACCTCGCGACGATGGACGACGAGGGCTACTTCACGATCGTCGACCGCAAGAAGGACATGATCCTGCGCGGTGGGATGAACGTGTACCCGCGCGAGGTCGAGGAGGTCGTCTACCAGCACCCCGACGTGCTCGAGGTGGCCGTGGTGGGGATGCCCGACGACCTGCTCGGCGAGCAGGTCGGGGCGGCCGTGGCCCTGCGCGAGGGCTCGACCGCGACGCCGGAGGACATCGTCGCCTTCACCAAGGAGCGCATCGCCGCCTACAAGTACCCGCGCAAGGTCTGGGTGGTCGAGACGCTCCCCAAGGGCCCCACCGGCAAGATCCTCCGCCGCGAGGTCCACGCGCCGGCCGAGTGA
- a CDS encoding DMT family transporter, producing the protein MVQPRVPWQLKFVALVLVWGSSFLLMKVGLDALAPVQISALRILAGAVVVTGLLLAGGGRLPTGRRVWGHLVVCGVFLAALPFTLFALSETRIASALAGIGNAATPIATVLASLAILPGSGLTGRRVGAVLLGFAGVVTIMEPWSATSGPDLVGFAMALAGGASYGIGWTYNRRFLAGADLGGFAMPAATLLTGVALMVPVTLVWAAGQPAGLDALTAYGAPGTSPGWLPLGCVLALGVVGTGFAYVLQFDVVRGAGALVGSTVTYLIPVVSVLLGVLVLREHLGVWQVGGFVVVLVSAWAVNRRPRSVQRVVVAEEPVV; encoded by the coding sequence ATGGTGCAGCCCCGTGTCCCGTGGCAGCTGAAGTTCGTGGCGCTCGTGCTGGTGTGGGGGTCGAGCTTCCTGCTGATGAAGGTCGGTCTCGACGCCCTGGCACCGGTGCAGATCTCGGCCCTGCGCATCCTGGCCGGCGCGGTGGTCGTCACCGGCCTGCTCCTGGCCGGTGGCGGCCGACTGCCGACCGGGCGCCGCGTGTGGGGTCACCTGGTCGTCTGCGGGGTGTTCCTCGCGGCCCTCCCCTTCACGCTCTTCGCGCTCTCGGAGACCCGGATCGCGTCCGCGCTGGCCGGCATCGGCAACGCCGCCACCCCCATCGCCACCGTGCTCGCGAGCCTCGCCATCCTGCCGGGCTCGGGGCTCACCGGGCGGCGGGTGGGCGCCGTCCTGCTCGGGTTCGCGGGCGTCGTGACCATCATGGAGCCGTGGTCCGCGACCTCCGGTCCCGACCTGGTCGGCTTCGCCATGGCGCTGGCCGGCGGCGCGAGCTACGGCATCGGCTGGACGTACAACCGCCGCTTCCTCGCCGGCGCCGACCTCGGCGGGTTCGCCATGCCGGCCGCCACCCTGCTCACCGGGGTCGCGCTCATGGTGCCCGTGACGCTCGTCTGGGCGGCCGGGCAGCCGGCCGGCCTCGACGCCCTGACCGCCTACGGGGCGCCCGGGACCTCGCCCGGCTGGCTGCCCCTGGGATGTGTCCTGGCCCTGGGCGTGGTGGGCACCGGCTTCGCCTACGTGCTCCAGTTCGACGTCGTGCGCGGCGCCGGGGCGCTGGTCGGCTCGACCGTCACCTACCTGATCCCGGTGGTCTCGGTGCTGCTGGGCGTGCTGGTGCTGCGCGAGCACCTCGGGGTCTGGCAGGTGGGAGGCTTCGTGGTGGTCCTGGTGTCGGCCTGGGCGGTCAACCGGCGGCCGCGCTCAGTACAGCGGGTCGTCGTCGCCGAGGAACCCGTCGTCTGA
- the ligA gene encoding NAD-dependent DNA ligase LigA has translation MSDTPSDPAAGRPADAVPDDVRHEWETLADEARGHQFAYHVKDTPTVSDGDYDALMKRLNALEEAHPGLRTPDSPTQQVGGAVFSTDFRAVDHLERMLSLDNAFTPEELATWAARVERDAGGAPFHYLCELKIDGLAVNLLYENGTLTRALTRGDGRTGEDVTLNVRTVEGVPTQLAGDDVPELVEVRGEVFFPIEAFGDLNASLVEAGKAPFANPRNAAAGSLRQKDPRVTATRPLRMLVHGIGARRGFDITRQSRAYELLHAWGLPTSTHYRVLDSVEAVQAFVVRYGEQRHSVEHEIDGVVVKVDEIAVQRQLGATSRAPRWAMAFKYPPEEVNTRLLDIQVNVGRTGRVTPFGVMEPVTVAGSTVSMATLHNAHEVVRKGVLIGDTVVLRKAGDVIPEILGPVVALRDGSERAFEMPTHCPACGVELAYEKDGDKDIRCPNARSCPSQLRERLFALAGRGAFDIEALGWEGSIALLESGVLDDPELGGPSEAMLFGLTAADVARVPLYTRTAKKGDPDDAVVDGRVLSANGQRLVDNLAGAKDQPLWRVLVALSIRHVGPTAARALAQHLATMDAVRAASREELAGVEGVGSVIADAVREWFDGENADWHGRIVEQWAAAGVRMEDERDESVGQTLAGLTVVVTGSLEGYSRDSAKEAILARGGKASGSVSKKTDYVVVGANAGSKEDKARELGLTILDEAQFTRLLETGSPD, from the coding sequence GTGAGCGACACCCCGAGCGACCCCGCGGCCGGCCGTCCCGCCGACGCCGTGCCCGACGACGTGCGCCACGAGTGGGAGACCCTCGCCGACGAGGCGCGCGGCCACCAGTTCGCCTACCACGTCAAGGACACGCCCACCGTCAGCGACGGCGACTACGACGCGCTGATGAAACGCCTCAACGCCCTCGAGGAGGCCCACCCGGGCCTGCGCACGCCGGACAGCCCCACCCAGCAGGTCGGGGGAGCGGTCTTCTCCACCGACTTCCGGGCCGTCGACCACCTCGAGCGGATGCTCAGCCTCGACAACGCCTTCACCCCGGAGGAGCTCGCGACCTGGGCGGCCCGGGTCGAGCGCGACGCCGGCGGCGCGCCGTTCCACTACCTGTGCGAGCTCAAGATCGACGGCCTGGCCGTCAACCTGCTCTACGAGAACGGCACCCTGACCCGCGCGCTGACCCGCGGCGACGGGCGCACCGGGGAGGACGTCACGCTCAACGTGCGCACCGTCGAGGGCGTCCCCACCCAGCTGGCCGGCGACGACGTCCCCGAGCTGGTCGAGGTCCGCGGCGAGGTGTTCTTCCCGATCGAGGCCTTCGGCGACCTCAACGCGAGCCTGGTCGAGGCCGGGAAGGCGCCGTTCGCCAACCCGCGCAACGCGGCGGCCGGCTCGCTGCGCCAGAAGGACCCCCGCGTCACGGCCACCCGCCCGCTGCGGATGCTGGTGCACGGCATCGGAGCCCGGCGCGGCTTCGACATCACCCGGCAGAGCCGGGCCTACGAGCTGCTGCACGCCTGGGGCCTGCCCACCAGCACGCACTACCGGGTGCTCGACTCCGTCGAGGCCGTCCAGGCGTTCGTCGTGCGCTACGGCGAGCAGCGGCACAGCGTCGAGCACGAGATCGACGGTGTGGTCGTCAAGGTCGACGAGATCGCGGTGCAGCGCCAGCTCGGCGCCACCAGCCGCGCTCCCCGCTGGGCGATGGCCTTCAAGTACCCGCCCGAGGAGGTCAACACCCGGCTCCTCGACATCCAGGTCAACGTCGGGCGCACCGGCCGGGTCACGCCGTTCGGGGTCATGGAGCCGGTCACGGTGGCCGGGTCCACGGTCTCGATGGCGACGCTGCACAACGCCCACGAGGTGGTGCGCAAGGGCGTGCTCATCGGCGACACCGTGGTGCTGCGCAAGGCCGGCGACGTCATCCCCGAGATCCTCGGCCCGGTCGTGGCCCTGCGCGACGGCTCCGAGCGCGCCTTCGAGATGCCCACGCACTGCCCGGCGTGCGGCGTCGAGCTGGCCTACGAGAAGGACGGTGACAAGGACATCCGCTGCCCCAACGCCCGCTCGTGCCCGAGCCAGCTGCGCGAGCGGCTGTTCGCGCTGGCCGGCCGCGGCGCGTTCGACATCGAGGCCCTCGGGTGGGAGGGGTCCATCGCGCTGCTCGAGTCCGGCGTGCTCGACGACCCCGAGCTCGGCGGCCCCAGCGAGGCGATGCTGTTCGGGCTCACCGCCGCCGACGTCGCGCGGGTCCCGCTCTACACCCGCACCGCCAAGAAGGGCGACCCCGACGACGCGGTGGTCGACGGGCGGGTGCTCTCGGCCAACGGGCAGCGCCTGGTCGACAACCTGGCCGGGGCCAAGGACCAGCCGCTGTGGCGGGTGCTGGTGGCCCTCTCGATCCGGCACGTGGGCCCCACCGCCGCCCGGGCGCTGGCCCAGCACCTGGCCACCATGGACGCCGTGCGGGCCGCCAGCCGCGAGGAGCTCGCGGGCGTCGAGGGGGTCGGGTCCGTCATCGCCGACGCGGTCCGCGAGTGGTTCGACGGCGAGAACGCCGACTGGCACGGGCGCATCGTCGAGCAGTGGGCCGCCGCCGGCGTGCGCATGGAGGACGAGCGCGACGAGTCGGTCGGGCAGACCCTGGCCGGGCTCACCGTCGTGGTCACCGGCTCCCTCGAGGGGTACTCGCGGGACTCGGCCAAGGAGGCGATCCTGGCCCGCGGCGGCAAGGCGTCCGGGTCGGTGTCGAAGAAGACCGACTACGTCGTGGTCGGGGCGAACGCCGGCTCCAAGGAGGACAAGGCCCGCGAGCTCGGGCTCACCATCCTCGACGAGGCGCAGTTCACCCGGCTGCTGGAGACCGGGTCGCCGGACTGA
- a CDS encoding type VII secretion target — MSPTGIREHAVSLAGIEGDLRSCSTAAETTLDSSAFGIVNAFLSTTVGIFGAAVNLGIANVAEDMGETVATLRTQATSYETTDHDAGSRVNGAGR; from the coding sequence GTGAGCCCCACCGGGATCCGCGAGCATGCGGTGAGCCTGGCCGGCATCGAGGGCGACCTGCGCTCGTGCTCGACGGCCGCCGAGACCACGCTGGACTCCTCCGCGTTCGGCATCGTCAACGCGTTCCTGAGCACCACCGTCGGCATCTTCGGGGCGGCCGTGAACCTGGGCATCGCGAACGTCGCCGAGGACATGGGCGAGACCGTCGCCACGCTGCGGACGCAGGCCACCAGCTACGAGACCACCGACCACGACGCCGGCAGCCGCGTGAACGGGGCCGGGCGATGA